The following coding sequences are from one Lolium rigidum isolate FL_2022 chromosome 6, APGP_CSIRO_Lrig_0.1, whole genome shotgun sequence window:
- the LOC124661281 gene encoding protein DJ-1 homolog A-like, which translates to MAAASSSLARRAVSWRRLLLSRAFAAAAAPAPAKRVLLPVANGTEPIEAAATADVLNRAGVRITVATVASAPAGDEGLLVEAAYGVKLVADGRVADLEDEAFDLIALPGGMPGSANLRDCKVLEKMVKKHAEEGGLYGAICAAPAVALAHWGMLKGLKATCYPSFMDKFPSDVIPANSRVVVDRNAVTSQGPGTSVEFALALVEQLYGKDKMEEVAGPLYVSPQDRAEYATEELNPVKWKCSGTPQVLVPVANGSEEMEALNLIDILRRAGANVIVASVEDNLQIVTRRHKFNLVADMMLDEAAKLEFDLIVMPGGLLGAEKFASTEKLVDLLKKQAESNKPYGAICASPAHVLEPHGLLKGKKATAFPPMAHLLTDQSHCENRVVIDGNLITSRAPGTATEFAVAIVDKLFGREKALSIAKELIFM; encoded by the exons ATGGCCGCCGCTTCTTCCTCGCTGGCGAGGCGCGCCGTCTCCTGGCGCCGCCTGCTCCTCTCccgcgccttcgccgccgccgccgccccggccccggccaAGCGGGTGCTCCTGCCGGTCGCCAACGGCACGGAGCCGATCGAggcggccgccaccgccgacgtCCTCAACCGCGCCGGCGTGCGGATCACCGTCGCGACCGTCGCCTCGGCGCCCGCCGGGGACGAGGGACTCCTCGTGGAGGCCGCCTACGGTgtcaagctcgtcgccgacggCCGCGTCGCCGACCTGGAAGACGAGGCCTTCGACCTCATCGCCCTGCCG GGGGGAATGCCGGGATCGGCTAATCTCAGAGATTGCAAGGTACTGGAGAAGATGGTCAAGAAGCATGCAGAGGAAGGGGGGCTCTACGGCGCCATCTGCGCCGCGCCGGCAGTGGCATTGGCACATTGGGGCATGCTCAAAGGGCTAAAG GCCACTTGCTATCCGTCATTCATGGACAAGTTCCCTTCTGATGTGATCCCCGCGAACTCGAGAGTGGTGGTGGATAGGAATGCAGTGACTAGCCAGGGCCCGGGAACGTCAGTTGAGTTTGCTCTTGCTTTGGTGGAGCAGCTATATGGGAAAGACAAGATGGAGGAGGTTGCTGGACCTTTG TATGTCAGCCCTCAAGACAGAGCTGAATATGCCACCGAAGAACTTAATCCGGTCAAATGGAAATGCAGTGGTACACCTCAG GTTCTTGTGCCGGTGGCTAATGGCTCAGAGGAAATGGAAGCTCTAAATTTAATAGATATCTTGCGTAGAGCAGGCGCAAATGTTATCGTTGCGTCAGTTGAGGATAATTTGCAAATCGTGACCCGTCGCCACAAGTTTAATCTAGTAGCTGATATGATGTTGGATGAAGCTGCTAAACTGGAATTTGATCTGATTGTCATGCCG GGTGGTTTACTGGGTGCTGAAAAGTTTGCTAGTACAGAGAAGCTTGTTGATTTACTAAAGAAACAGGCAGAATCTAATAAACCTTATGGTGCAATATGTGCTTCCCCAGCTCATGTCCTCGAGCCTCACGGTTTACTGAAG GGCAAGAAGGCGACAGCATTTCCACCCATGGCACATCTGCTTACAGATCAGAGCCATTGTGAGAACAGGGTTGTTATCGATGGTAACCTTATCACTAGCAGAGCTCCAGGGACTGCAACAGAGTTCGCGGTGGCCATTGTTGATAAGCTATTTGGTCGAGAGAAAGCTCTCAGTATAGCGAAGGAGTTGATTTTTATGTGA